One Carassius auratus strain Wakin chromosome 39, ASM336829v1, whole genome shotgun sequence genomic window, TGGGTCAAggctttatattattttattaaatgtggtattcaTTGTGTAAATATCTTGTCTGATTATAACAGCACAGTGTAGTACTAACAAAAATCTATCTGCCATAAACAGACTGTGCTCAGATCTTCAAAAACGTCAGCACACAGAGTGGATTTTATATGATTAAACCACAGCTAAGTCCAACCTGGATGAGAGTGTACTGTGATATGACAGAGGGGGGTGGATGGACAGTCTTCCAGAGACGCTCAGATGGCAGTCAGTCATTTGACAGGTAAAGAAAAACTATAGTTGTGAGAAGAGATGCACTGGTTAATGAACTAGACAtgatttttgattttgatttttagaGATTGGAATGATTATAAAATAGGATTTGGTGACATGAAGTCTGCTAATGGAGAGTTCTGGTTGGGAAATGATAATCTGCATTATCTGACATCTCAAGGTGAGTAAATCTATATTTCTAAAATGCATACAAACTGAAATAGATATGTTATGATGtaccataattttttattatattttattttatattttatacctTCTGTTACACAGATGATTACACCCTGAGAGTCAATCTTGAAGACTTTGAGGGCAGCCACCGTTTTGCAGTGTACAGAACATTTAAAGTGGATAATGAACAGGTcttgttaataatatatttatattttgatacaTGATGTGTGGATGAATATACGGTGCCCATTATGAACCCACAGGTGGCATGTGAAGTTTTTAATAGATCATTACAACAtgttatataaatactgtatgtactattttcattaacaaaaaagAAGGGGTTGCACAGTAACTCAATTCATAAACTTCATATGACCCGAATGGTATAATATCtgtgtgccattttttttttttttttttttaatgttttaacaatCCCATTTGTCTTCTCAGAACCATTACCAGCTCCGGTTTGGCGTATACACAGGAAATGCAGGGGACGCTCTCTCTGGAAGTTACCATCCTGAGGTTCAGTGGTGGGCCAGCCATCAAGGAATGAAGTTCAGCACACGAGACAGAGATAATGACCGTTATAATCGCAGTTGTGCTCAGGAGGACAAGGGTGGCTGGTGGTTTAACAGGTTTGGACCTTAACTTTACAGACAAAAATGACAATTACAATATGTACAAAGGCAGTTCTTCTCAAGATATTACAGCTACCCTATAGCAGAGTAACCACTGGTGTAGTTCATTACATTAACATATTTGACAACCAAAAGGTGTCCAATGTCCAAATGTTTAGTATGTTATTTCCCCTTTATTCCTCTAGATGTCACTCTACCAATCTGAATGGGTTCTACCACAGAGGCCCCTACAGCGCAGTCACTGATGATGGAATAGTGTGGTACCCTTGGCATGGCTGGTGGTACTCCCTCAAATCTGTGCAGATGAAGATCAGACCGGGCAGCTTTGAGCCTAATGATGTTTAATTCATTGATCTGATATCTGAACCACAAAATGATGAATTTGTGGATGATGACAAATGACATTATAGTCCATCTTATTAGTCCAATTCTTAACTTTttacatatgtagttaaaaagCTCTTCTCCTGCATGTATCGCAATAAAGTTTTCAACACATCCTTACTGCATCGTTTATTTTCAAtctttaaattgattaatttcCTAGTTGGtaaattaagaaatacatttttaaaacattaagaaatataaaaaatgaaagaggaaagattagtttttgtttttaaatgatttattgaatATAGAATTTAGCTgacgaaaaaaaaagtttagctaTATATTCTgagatgttttctttgttttaatcatAGCAATATATAAGGTTAATGGAGAAAATAATTAACATGCAGTAGTAAATATATAATGCAAAGTTAATGGCAAACACCATTAATATCAGGGTATTTAGAAAACTAACCGAGCTGTTTTAATCtagtataaataaaatgtattataaaagctttttttttttttttttttttttttttttttttttttacattttataaaattgtgaaaataaatgattttttcttAAACATATTAAGGGTAAAATTTAAGTTAAAgtctataataatacaaaaagtatttaaaaatatacactgACATGAAAtagtagtttttttatatatagtaggctaaagttattattattaagattttatatatatatatatatatatatatatatatatatatatatatatatatatatatatatatatatataatttaggaagtcttttgtatttttttttaacttttttaacatttgcAATAATAATGTTATCTTTAACTTAAACTTATAtcctatagatatatatattttttattattattaattttttaaaaccgAGAACTGTTGCGGCTCGTGTCTTTCCTGCAGTGACGTCATTTAAGGAGAGCGCGCGAACTCACCTGAGCGCTCACCTTTCAAGTGCACGCGCTGCTGTTAACGGTAGACAAATCTGTGAGTCCCAGTTTATGTCACTTGCGGCGCGCGGGGTAAGTGCTCTATGATGATTAGAGAAATTGAGACGGCAGTGTAAATGTTTACCTTTTCTACGAACGCACTTTTGTACCTTACTGATTTACTAGCGTGAGGCGTGTTTCTATTGTTACTCGAGTCGCGtgaattgtttgaaatgtttaCGCCTGCTGAATGTTTATTtagtatgtatacatttataggAAAGGGGGTCTTCTGCTTTCTATCGCTTTACAACTTTGTTTACTCCACGTGTTATATATAGACCGAGCTGCCAGAGATCCCAAACAGGCCTCTGATGTTTCTGTCAGGTGCACAAGACAATTTAAAGGCGGTCCGATCAGGAAATAGATTGTGGCTCTGAGGGAGGTATGAGGCAGAAACATgagctccgcaggaaaaaaaagTTACTAGATTTAAAAGAATCCAATGAACTTGTTTttctcattgttatttttttttctatagaccTTCCTACTTGAGAGTTCACTGAGAAGAAcacacctgatttttttttttttttttttttttttttgaatgagcaCTGTGATTTAGTTGCTTTTTTAGACATATGTAATGATGTATTGTAtgagggtttgtgtgtgtgtgtatgtgtattggtTGGATGTGGCTCAAATGCACCATTGGTGGATGGTAGGGTACTATGAGACTTAATTGCTGTGTCTTGACCAGAGCTGGTGTTCAGAAACAGTGGAAAGCCGCAGCTGATTATAGTGCAGGTGCCCTCATACTGTACAGAATTATCAGATTATGTAacctattatttattatatttgcttagaaatatatattatatttagagtAGTGTCAGTGGATAATAATTGGTAAGGttctttaatgttttgatcgcagaggatgcatttaataaataaaacattacagtaaaactgtaatattgaacaaattaaaaattcaacttcaatatatttgaaaatgtgatttattcctgtgatggtaaagctgactttactccattactccagtcatgtACCTTCTGAAATAATTCTAAATGCTGATTTCTTTTTATTGTCAAcgttgaaaaccgttgtgctgtgaaagaacagcatttagttgaaatagaaatcttataatattataatatatacatatatttacagtCATTTTGCTCAATTTAACATgcccttgttgaataaaagttttaatttctgtcaaaaaaaagttttcactgaCTCCAAagttttgaacggtagtgtatgtcTGCTTCTTTTTCCTCTGATACCTAAATGCCTTCAAAAATGCCACTGGGTGCTTGGCAACAGCGATTGCTGCCTTTGACCTGCCATGCACTGGCCCCGGCCCCTCCCCTTATCGAGGGCTTGTCCGGGATAGGGTAACCATTCACTGTCCCTTGTAATGTTAGCCTGGAGGCTTTGCAGTGGGTTCAGTCATTGCCTAGGCTGGAACTTGAAGAGCGCTGTATGAGTAGAGGCGTGTTTTAGTATGCAGGGACAGCCCAAAAGTGTGCTGACAGCAGCCTGGACTGTGCCACATTCCTATGAGACAAACCATTACTGCGAGCCAGGAGTGGTGCTGAAGGAGGGACTACTGGGGCTGATGGGTATTTTAGAGCTGGCAgtctttatatatgtgtgtttagagTGGTGTAGTGTTTACCACAGCACTAATAGGATTGATTCTGAGACATGGAGCTATGAGTGCTGCAGGAGCCTGAATGGGATGTGCTGAACTGACATAATGTTATGCCTGGTAggactctgttttttttttttatctttactgAATTAAAGTTGCAATGCAGTTTGATGACTACAATACATATGCAtgctttcattttgtttttgttctatttaACATTAATTGGCAtgctgtggagaaaaaaaaaagtattgcttGAGTAAGCTTATTTGCTATGCCATGTGCTATGTTATTATGCCATGAACCGATTTAGTGTCCCAGTTATGATATTTTTCCTTAGGCTGCTTTAACCCTCAAGAATGAATGATCCATTGTATTCACCGCTGCTTTTTATGGGAGTTTGACATATCAGTTTTATGTCGCTTCAAAGTTGAAATAAGAATCATTCATCAATAATTCTCCAGGCGGTAGTGAAGTATTAACAGAGGGACTCTTGTTTCTTTTATCCCCAGCTCTTGCATGAGCAGTCGGACTATAAATGACTAAGCACAATGTTAGTTCCCAAGGTAACGTTTCACTCAAGGAAGTTATTTTTGCACTactttttgattctgaatattagGGATAGTAATGTTTCAACAAGAGTTATGGTGAATGTGTTTTATAATCATGCTTTTatgttagaaaatgattaatgCCTCTCAAGAAATTAATGGGATGGCTTGGTCCATTTGATTAACTTGAAGATTTTATGGTCTGTGATTTGTGGTACTGCTATTTATTTGCATACAGTTTTGTCTGTAATTGCAGATTTACTCCATAGTTCCACATGTGCACATGCTTTGTATGGGGTTTGTTATTTCAGAAGAAGCTTGACAGAGAGCTCGTCTCCTCATCTGCATAAACTGGCCTCTCTCCTCATTGTACTTGACAGAAGTGCATTAGAGCATGCAAGGCCTTTCCCTCAGCAGAGACTAAGTATGCCATGCCTCTTCAACCCCTGTGGAGTAATGATTTTAACTTGAGGAAACAGAACCCAAAAAATAAACGAGAGATTCAAAGTAGTCTGGCtttcagaaatgtattaattaattgatgtaTTTTCAGGACACTGAAATTGATTTGTATTAAATCTTGAATAAACTGTATTGGTCATCAAATTTCATAATCTTAAGTGGCATATATTTCAGGTATTAGTGTTTGTGTTAAGTCACAGCaagctatatttatttgaaaaaggcATGTCTGCTGAGGTGTAGCCATCCTATCACAAAGCTAGCTCTGTCCCTCATTCCTACTAAACACAGCAAGGTGTTTTCACCAGCACTCAGAGCTGCTTATCTAAATACACTAAATTCACATTCTCCCACTGACCCATCACCACGCTCCATCTATCCCATATCTGTCTCAAACTCACAACGTTACATGTCACAGTTACTGCTAAGGTTCCTGTGTAAGTTGTAAATACAAAGACAACTAattacatctttttgtttgttttgtgaggtgttatttaaactacttttcaaaagttttttgttttttggatagAAATGTATTCTTTCAGCAAGGACATTAAACAAAAGTggatcaaaaatgacagaaaagaaatgtaaaatgttgtaaaaaaaaatgtaggtttttaactttaaaaaaaacttttaaaaaaggaTCATGGTTTGCACAAAGATATTAaacagcactgttttcaacattgataagcaGATATGTTTGAGCAttaaataagcatattaaaataatttcacagcaataaattacatttttaaatcgaCTGTAGTaaacaaattgtaataatatttattactggTTTACTTTAGTTTTGAACAAATAGATGCAGCCTTTGTCAGCATGAGGCATTTTTTTAATCTCACCCCAAATGAATGATCAGTGAAGAGTTTCAGTGATGTTTTATTaaagcactttttaaaaaaaaatgttccgtTCCACATTAAGAAGGACTAGAGGTTGATAGCTTTTGAGTAACTAAGCTCTTGCATTTTTAATGGTGTTTCTCTGGGAAACATGAAGAATTAAACAGGATATTGATTTCCTCATTACTCTCAAAGTAGTTGGTCAGTAGATTATGTAACATCTCCACAAAGAAGACCGTTACTAATTTTGTATTCAACAATACCAGAGGTTTCACAAATTGtaattggccacgatgtgtgtttgttcagtgaAGTATTGTATCAACAATATCTAATACCCTTCTAATTTCAGCTCCAGCACACGTTGAGTCACCTCTATATTCTTCATGACCTCTCACATCAATTTAGACAATAGATACATTGtttcaaatatctttatttgttttcaacttttttctctctctctttttcaggaAAATTCAGACAATGGATTTCAATAAATTCCCCCTGTGCTGAAGTCCAGGAAACAACTAATATAATTCTCATAAACAAGAGGTGTTTCAGATAGATGTGGATTTGCTCATAGCAGCTGATCCATGGAAACCACACGTAGATCCATGAATCTTACTTTCTCCATGGAGGACAAAAATGGAAATAACATCACTTGCCCCAGTGCGCATTCCCCCGATTCACTCAGGGGCTCTAGCAGTTTGAGTTGTGGCAGTTCAGAAAGTCCTCCTGAAGTGGAAATGGAAGGCTGTATCCCTTTCCCAACAAAAGGTGAAACTTCTTCAAAGGTAGTGAAATCAAGTGGCGCAATTGCTGTAGACTTTGTCAAATCAAACATTGACAACTGGAATGAGAATATGACTATTTTGATAGTGGACCCAAAAAACACTCAATACAATGGCTGTGACCGGAGCTCAGAAACCTCCCCAGACTGTGGTGAGCGAGAGCTGTCTGAGGTGAACTCCTGCAAGCCATCATGTCGTGGATCCAGTGAGAACTGCTGCTCCGTCAGCTCTGATGAGATGGTCATGAGGAGTAACAGCTTTCTTCTGCACGAGAATGATCAGCCTCTTAGCATCTCACTGATTGGGGAGTCGAGAACCTCTGTGGATATATCTTCAGATCTCAATGTCGTATCTGGCACGCTACCTGATGTGTGCGAGGGCCTAGCTGAGGTGCCACAAGAAAAGCCCAAGAATCAGGGTACCTACATCCAACCAAACAATCAGACATTTCTCATAGATGAAAAGTCATTGAGCGTTGAGAAACTTGAATGTGGCACACCTGTTCATTATCACAAATCCAATAAAAATGTGGAAAAGTTGGCATGCAGCAGTGGTGGATCCAATCACTCAACCCCATTGGAGGGAAAAACTGTGCTGCTTACTGCCTCTGGGGATCTAGACATCAGTGGCAATGCTCAAACCTCAACTCCAGTGCAGTCTGTGAGTAACAAGACATTTTGCCTCCCATCTTTATCTGAGTCACCTCTGAACCAAGATGAATGTGATTCAGTGAGTCCAATGGCTCAAGTTATCCATCAGAAACAAGGCGCTGCCTCCCAAAAGCCCAAAACACCCTTGACGTCAGCCAGTAAAAGCAATAAGATAGAAATAAAACGTTTTCCAAAGCCTAACTTCAGTAATATAAAGTCTAAAATTATGTCACATGCCAGCAACCCCTTCAAGACATCAAGTGCACGAGTTCCAAAGAATTCATCAAATGCTGTCACTCAAAATAATGAAAGCCAGACTATGGACCAACATAAGTCATCTCCTACCAAATCCACTTTTACTGCAGAAACCAGCACATCTACCACATCCGCTCAACGTGTAAAGAGCTCTAATGCAGCTAAAAGAACTCGCTCATCAACTTGCCAAGAAAATGGTCTGGCCTCAAAATCTCGACCTCGCCGATGGTCTGAAAGTGCTACGTCTTTCAAAACAAGTAAAGATGGATCACAAGAGAAGAGTCCACAGGTCAGTGGAGTCTCGAACAGCCTTGTCACAccacaaaaaaacactaaaagaGGTGCTCAGAATCAGGGTGAGAGACCTGCAGAAAACGAGTCAAATAGAGAGGACACACAGGGGAATGAGTCTCTGAAGGTCCGAGGGAAGAATCAGAAAGTGAGTCTGTTGGTGAGTATGTTATGGCAAATAACTGAtaaatggctgatattaaaaCGATATTTGTTAAAATGAATCCAGAATGAATAGTTAAATGCTACAAATAGATTTCGAGAACAAAACATTAGTAAATGTCATACcatacataacacaaaacataggCTAAAGCTAGCATTTAAGCATGATATTAACTTACTCGTTATTActgaagtttaaataaatgtaattgagtGTTAGATAATGGCAAatgtaattctaaaataaaattggggaaaatgagcatgcacaattaaagtgAAGGTTTATCCAAAAAGAAACATTGACATTTTCTCCCCCTTATGGTGTTTCAAACCCATCAGACTTTCGTTCAtgttcaaaacacaaataaaggaATTTTTAAAGAAACCTGAGAGATTTATGTCCCTCTTGTAAAAGTCAGTTTAAACTTTAATACTTCAAAAGTTCATAAATGAGtagtaaaagtaatccatatcaactGAGCGGTTTCATCCAAGTCTTCTGTAGAAACACAGCCACTTTATATGATGAATGGAGTGgacatcaaatatggtaaacagacGCTTAACTGTACTTGCCTGACATGCAAGAACAAATCTCATTGGTTGCAAACTAAACTCACATTTTGAAGTGAAAGTTTTGGTCCCATAGACAATCAATGGAGGTACAGATATATCTCTATCAAATTTCATGAGAATATATGTGTCTTAAAGATGAATGAATGTCATTCAGGTTTACAGGTGGCGataaagatgacagaatttttcaatTACCcctttcattgtttgtttttatatccaatatttatttatatatccagccatcaaaaaaaaaagcatatttcacaaacaaaaatctaaagaGAAAGTGTTTATGCAGTGCAGTTGCTGTTTGAATTACTGCTGCGAGAGGGCAGCACGCTGAGTCTGTGGAAAATGCATTGTGCACACATCGCTTAATGTTTACAGAGCAGGAGATGGTTGCAACAaacaatagctgctcacatatcAAGTCTGCATGAGTTTCAGTCCCAACCTTCAGCTGTGTTATGGCCAAGGTTGCCATGAGCGTGGGGAGCTCAGGCTCGGGGCGGCATGCATGGGAGCGAGTTGCTGAAAGGGAACTTATCTTGCAGGTGGGGTCTGCCAGGCCAGCAACGGCAGCAGCATGTGAGTGGAGTAGAAGCAGGCTTGGCCCCCAGCCATCGCCAGCCAGGACAAGAGGCGCTTCTGCTGCTCACCTACAACCACCACCTTCAGCCTCTAAGATCAAACCTGGTACAAGAGGAAAAGACGCCAGCAGTACCACTGACATGCCTTCACCCAGAAGCAAACAGAGCACATCTGATGGTAAGGGCAATGTGCGCTACAGAGCTTTATCTTTCTGTGGTTTGGTCAGCTTTAAATTTTACAGTGCGAGTTGGTGCATGTTATAGTAGTGGTTTGATTTTCATATTCAAGATGGGCCAAGTCTAAAGAATGTTTTAAGTCTATAAAAATGTTACctcctttaaattaaattatcctTTTTAGAACCCATTTAGCTttttgttatgtttgtactgtaaATTATGTGTTAACTGtccatttagttttatttgggggggggtgGGTTGCATGAAACATTCATTGTGATTTGGAGGCTTAAATTGCCTTTTTATATGCCATTTACAGCACAGGCATCTATACACTTATTTGTGATACCTGAATAACAATAGATGTATTGTTGGCCACTTTCCCTCTGCAGTTAAGCAAAAAATCAATTTAACTGAAGGTGCAAGTGCAGTTTCAAGATCCCAGTCAAGATCTGCTGTGTTCACAGCTCCAGCATCAGCCTCCAAACTGTCCATGAAACCCAAATTACAGACCAAGAACTCCAGTACTTCTCATTCAAATGGACATGCAAAGCAAGGTGAGCCTTCCCAGATTGACACAGTGGCCGAgggagaattaaaaaaaaaagataattaaaatgaaataattaattatggATAGAAGTGACCGTTTTAGACAAGATCAACCTCATGTTATCCAGCTTGACCCACATTCTCTGCTAGGTCAGTGTTGCCTTAAATCCACAGATTTAATATTAAATCCCTTCTAAGGGATTCAGTCTActctaattaaaacattttttggagttgcaaatgtattcaaatttGTGTTAACTACAATAATAAGTATACATTCTTGAAGCTATTTCATCAGGTAGCAgtgttatatttctgtttgctatcaagtcacctttatttgtatggCACTTTATACAATATTCCAAAACTGCTTCACAGTATTATATAGCAAAATAAAGGAATTAAGATTCAAACTTCAAAAAAATAGAGGAAAATATAATTTCTGCTTTTAAAGCAGCTGGTGACAAGACAATATTATGAATATTCAGCTCCAGTCAGTTCAGTGATGgttcatttcagtttaataacTGTGTAAAGTTCACTCATTATGAAATGGGTTCAGTTCAGCTATAAGCAGTTCTACTGAAGACAAGAGTGTGATTTATTTAGCTTGagtcagttcaatgttgattcaattcagttaaaTAACTTTGTAGATGCTGCAAAATTAATCAGTTAAAAACCAATTCAGTTCTGCTATGAAGTGGAAAACAATAGTACAAATATTCAGCTCAGCTCTTTTTAAACACCAGCTGAGCCAACCAGAGGCAACAAGGAACCCAAAATCCCCAAATCAGctgacagaaatataaaaaaaaattacaacttggGAGAAAACAGGCTCAATTTCCTCTGGCCTAAATGAACAATCACTGATATTGTATCAGATGTTTTTCAGTATTGTGTCTGCTGTTGTCATAACATATCAAAAATCACTATATCAACTTGCATCAGTGGAGGCCCATCAAAGAAGGTGCAATCTCACAGAGAGTTTATCTGTTTATTGGAGCATGATTATCATCAAAAAGAGATATGATGATAAAGCCTGCTTATGTTTTATTGCTTTGATTCAGATACAAGCCTCCTAGGAAATTCCCTCCCAGGCCCACAAACTAACTAATGTACTAAAAAATTGTTGAAGATTTACAttggttatttatttgtttatttatttttaaatcagaccATGCTGAGCCCTCTATGGGAACCTTGAGTAAACCTTCTAACAGGACCACATTGTTAAGGACCAAGCTGCAGTGTCCACCTATCAGGAGTGTATCATCAGGGAAgtcatattttcaatattttaagcAATAACTTTTGGGGTGTCAATTCCCgttaaatcaaaagaaaaagaaaaaaaattgggaaatttatttttgtttgatttactCTAGAACtaaagtcatacatgttttcTCTTCTTTAGGAGTAGGATACAAAAACACATCTCCATCAGGTTCATCAAGGTCTTCATGCAGTCCTCTGAAAACCCCAACCACAGCCAGACTCATGAGACCTACTGCTACTCCAACAGGTAACATGCCCAGTTTATGATCTTAGAAGTGAagtgtacatttaaaacaaaaacacaaatcaatTGGGAGTTTAAAATACTTATACggagtatttttattaagtacattatatatttgcatttttttccccctttaattgaaataaatcccATTGCTACACTGTATCTTGTCTGATCTGTGAGTGGGGTGGCAGTTGTCTTGCACTGTGTGAGCTCTGTGAAACACCCTCTCAGCAatgcaggaatatttgatcacaGCTAAGTCCGTAACACAGCTGACACAGTCTCTCTTGTCTTAGCCAGCCGCTCTCAGCGTATGCTTTCTTACCACCCATAAGTACTGTAATTAAGAATGGCCATTGCATTCCTCTCAAAGATTAAGTCTTGGGTGTATGCATGCAGCATGCCTTCAAGTCTGTGAGACTGGACTCTGCCATCACACTGATCAATAACAATGTTTTGTTCCAAAGAAATTTGACTTTAAATTATGGTGTTATTCTACAACTGTGGACAGAATCACTTTGAATTACTTGTATACAGTAAATGGATTCAGGGGagacaatatatataatttttttgttatgtttttttttttttttttacttttttccagCAGTCAGGCTAGTGGGCATACCTGTGTTATGGTGTAACTAGTGGTGACCATGTTACTGACttcacattgcttccaaatgcaatttttaacatCTACATTCCTATTTACAAGCATTCTGGTAGTGCATGAATGCAGCATTAGTGAAAATGgacagagacaatggtagctttagcaataTTAGCCTAACAGAGTGAGCCAAGAGGCtcttttggaaaataaaatatgatgcTTGCTTTGTCTGTTAGTCTGGATGTTTGCTCACAAATCGTTGGTATCGATCcatctttcagaagcaatctttgtaCAACTCCAGCACTGAACTGACCCTCATTTGTGAGGCAGTCCAGTGTAAAATGTTTGCACAAATgtataggacttttttttttttttttttttttttaggaaagtgAACCACCATTTCCTCAGAGGTCTATGGAAGCTCCTATGTTCGTTGGTGCAtccaaacacacaacactttaatggctctttggcatTGACATTGTACCTCTAgtagctacagcaagagaacagtaatggcggaccgcagcttctcactcagggctgtgtgtattctaatagggcagagagcatcacaaatgggTGGGACTTTCACCGACTGTCCTCATAGTACTGAGAAACCTGGAACTGCTAGTGTGGGGAGACTGTTTATGAGttattgggattataaaacaatgagtgggtggatttttaccgTTATAGGCTGATTGTTTTCACACAAACAtcatataaaagtgatttttgcagtCTATGGTTCCTTTAAACTATTCTATGACCCTGACCTCTAGTATTT contains:
- the LOC113057921 gene encoding flocculation protein FLO11 isoform X5, translated to METTRRSMNLTFSMEDKNGNNITCPSAHSPDSLRGSSSLSCGSSESPPEVEMEGCIPFPTKGETSSKVVKSSGAIAVDFVKSNIDNWNENMTILIVDPKNTQYNGCDRSSETSPDCGERELSEVNSCKPSCRGSSENCCSVSSDEMVMRSNSFLLHENDQPLSISLIGESRTSVDISSDLNVVSGTLPDVCEGLAEVPQEKPKNQGTYIQPNNQTFLIDEKSLSVEKLECGTPVHYHKSNKNVEKLACSSGGSNHSTPLEGKTVLLTASGDLDISGNAQTSTPVQSVSNKTFCLPSLSESPLNQDECDSVSPMAQVIHQKQGAASQKPKTPLTSASKSNKIEIKRFPKPNFSNIKSKIMSHASNPFKTSSARVPKNSSNAVTQNNESQTMDQHKSSPTKSTFTAETSTSTTSAQRVKSSNAAKRTRSSTCQENGLASKSRPRRWSESATSFKTSKDGSQEKSPQVSGVSNSLVTPQKNTKRGAQNQGERPAENESNREDTQGNESLKVRGKNQKVSLLVGSARPATAAACEWSRSRLGPQPSPARTRGASAAHLQPPPSASKIKPGTRGKDASSTTDMPSPRSKQSTSDVKQKINLTEGASAVSRSQSRSAVFTAPASASKLSMKPKLQTKNSSTSHSNGHAKQDHAEPSMGTLSKPSNRTTLLRTKLQCPPIRSVSSGVGYKNTSPSGSSRSSCSPLKTPTTARLMRPTATPTAPSLLLPFTQHLAPP
- the LOC113057921 gene encoding microtubule-associated tumor suppressor 1 homolog isoform X2, giving the protein METTRRSMNLTFSMEDKNGNNITCPSAHSPDSLRGSSSLSCGSSESPPEVEMEGCIPFPTKGETSSKVVKSSGAIAVDFVKSNIDNWNENMTILIVDPKNTQYNGCDRSSETSPDCGERELSEVNSCKPSCRGSSENCCSVSSDEMVMRSNSFLLHENDQPLSISLIGESRTSVDISSDLNVVSGTLPDVCEGLAEVPQEKPKNQGTYIQPNNQTFLIDEKSLSVEKLECGTPVHYHKSNKNVEKLACSSGGSNHSTPLEGKTVLLTASGDLDISGNAQTSTPVQSVSNKTFCLPSLSESPLNQDECDSVSPMAQVIHQKQGAASQKPKTPLTSASKSNKIEIKRFPKPNFSNIKSKIMSHASNPFKTSSARVPKNSSNAVTQNNESQTMDQHKSSPTKSTFTAETSTSTTSAQRVKSSNAAKRTRSSTCQENGLASKSRPRRWSESATSFKTSKDGSQEKSPQVSGVSNSLVTPQKNTKRGAQNQGERPAENESNREDTQGNESLKVRGKNQKVSLLVGSARPATAAACEWSRSRLGPQPSPARTRGASAAHLQPPPSASKIKPGTRGKDASSTTDMPSPRSKQSTSDVKQKINLTEGASAVSRSQSRSAVFTAPASASKLSMKPKLQTKNSSTSHSNGHAKQDHAEPSMGTLSKPSNRTTLLRTKLQCPPIRSVSSGVGYKNTSPSGSSRSSCSPLKTPTTARLMRPTATPTDKNKSRTSSQNQQPPTNRQPDLVPPESKSRNVEYYKALCEKKNQTVQQLENTLRCNNRRFEAVAVVIKHLCAGHEEMMKQRRELSQELVTLREELVSSAHSCERLEQDKEELRAAFDGVLQKVQEQHRSDLADLEERLKTFYSTEWEKVHQTYQEEADKCKAQMEQQLKELRAKHEALKKELEVSHMEEVDGLKQQFEETFKELKQSHEKEMQSLNATLKESEDTLSDRIQELMTENNNLKEKLNAEVKRRMDLAEKTQDSHTLYLEQELESLKVVLDIKNKQIHEQDKKLLQIDKLMERNVKLDECLKKLQQENEDLKARMDRHAALSRQLSTEQAVLQESLQKESKVNKRLSMENEELLWKLHNGDLSSPQKVSPSPSLNLQSPRHSGTFSSPPVSPR